A single genomic interval of Lacrimispora sphenoides JCM 1415 harbors:
- a CDS encoding YitT family protein — MKKGRLALEILTIMLGNFIYAVGIVFFIMPSGLITGGTTGIAIAVNHYTKLPISSIVLVFNVIMFMIGLFVLGKKFALTTLISTLFFPLSLEVLQKLFANLVITDDIFLCTIFGGICIGSAIALVIRVGASTGGMSIPPLILNKYMHIPVSVSLYVGDCIILALQVAFSDKNKILYGIVLVMIYSIVLDKLLILGTNKIQIKVISGKSSEIKDAIISKFDRGVTLLHSKSGYLEREMDILLTVISNNDLSKFEKLIHEIDEEAFVIISHVNEVRGRGFSIGKKYL, encoded by the coding sequence ATGAAAAAGGGAAGATTAGCACTGGAAATTTTAACGATCATGTTAGGGAATTTTATTTATGCGGTAGGAATTGTGTTTTTTATTATGCCTTCAGGTTTGATTACCGGAGGAACCACAGGGATTGCAATTGCCGTTAATCATTATACAAAATTACCTATATCAAGTATTGTATTAGTTTTTAATGTAATTATGTTTATGATTGGATTGTTCGTATTGGGAAAAAAATTCGCGTTAACTACACTGATCAGTACATTATTCTTTCCATTATCTTTGGAAGTACTGCAAAAACTGTTCGCTAATTTAGTAATAACAGATGACATTTTTTTATGTACAATATTTGGAGGAATTTGTATAGGAAGTGCGATTGCTCTTGTGATCAGAGTTGGGGCAAGTACTGGAGGAATGAGTATACCGCCTTTAATTTTGAACAAATATATGCATATTCCAGTATCTGTCAGTTTATACGTAGGCGACTGTATTATACTTGCTCTGCAGGTAGCTTTTAGCGATAAAAATAAAATTCTTTATGGCATTGTTTTAGTTATGATTTATTCCATCGTTTTAGATAAACTTCTTATTCTTGGTACAAATAAAATACAGATAAAAGTAATAAGCGGAAAATCATCGGAAATAAAAGATGCAATAATTTCGAAATTTGACAGAGGAGTCACGCTTTTGCATAGTAAATCAGGATATCTGGAAAGAGAGATGGATATTTTACTAACTGTTATTTCTAATAATGATTTATCTAAATTTGAAAAGCTGATTCATGAAATAGACGAAGAGGCCTTTGTTATTATTAGCCATGTGAATGAAGTAAGAGGCAGAGGATTTAGTATAGGAAAAAAATATTTATAA
- a CDS encoding GNAT family N-acetyltransferase, producing MELKIIQGNVSEEILELYVNSFRLKPWNETWTLDMAGMRINDYLQNPMALGYEARQDGNIVGFLMGYITSYLGIKEFHIQDFVISVDFSRMGLGTKMLSLVQQDVKRRGIENINLITLKDPRTEGFYNKNGYETNSNLVFMNKKI from the coding sequence ATGGAATTAAAAATTATTCAAGGAAATGTTTCAGAAGAAATCTTAGAACTATATGTAAATTCTTTTCGTTTGAAACCTTGGAATGAAACGTGGACATTGGATATGGCTGGTATGAGGATAAATGATTATCTTCAGAATCCGATGGCTCTAGGATATGAAGCTCGCCAAGATGGAAATATAGTTGGATTTTTAATGGGATACATAACCTCCTATTTAGGGATTAAAGAATTTCATATACAGGATTTTGTGATTTCTGTAGATTTTAGCAGAATGGGGCTTGGAACCAAAATGCTGTCTTTGGTTCAACAGGATGTTAAGAGAAGAGGGATAGAAAATATTAATTTAATCACTTTGAAAGACCCAAGGACTGAAGGATTTTACAATAAAAATGGATATGAAACTAATTCAAACCTTGTGTTTATGAATAAAAAAATATAA
- a CDS encoding PTS fructose transporter subunit IIABC, which yields MGDITKFLSPKLIKVNMQAENKNAAIEELAELLYKEHVLKDKASYIQNVLEREAQVPTNLENGVALPHGKSDAVLRPAVAIGTSKRGIRFEEGSPVSHIIFLIAMPNNADDTHITLLSGITSRLLDCDCLEYLKEAKRPEDILAALCTEEVRTESRGSERFLIGVTGCTVGVAHTYLAAKALAKAAEEMGVSIKVETNGSIGTENVPTREEIERAEGIIIASDKETDMERFRGKQVVTTTVKEGIDHPAELIRKVLDGKAPVFGGRSPERVLQAASGKAEEPAGALSGKMLYKALMNGVSFMIPFVVIGGLLIAVALAVGGKPTPQGLVIPEGSFWNQISAVGSAGFTLMIPILAGYIAFAIGDRAALAPGMIGGWIANNGSFYGASAGTGFIGAIVAGFLTGYFVRWMKKLRWPEMIRPLVPIMIIPIIGSLFIAFVFIFIIGAPISSLMTALYAMLESMSAGSMILLGITIGLMQGFDMGGPFGKVAFMFSVGLIAEGQPQFMGAQAMAIPVAPLGMALATFLDRKHQLFLPEETANGKAALAMGLVGISEGAIPFAAGDPLAVIPANMIGSVVACTMGFLFGITDSVAHGGPIVLILGAVNKPFMGLICMAAGTVVTAIVCITLKRLKLKRN from the coding sequence ATGGGGGATATAACAAAATTTCTCTCGCCTAAGCTGATCAAAGTCAACATGCAGGCAGAGAATAAAAATGCGGCGATAGAGGAGTTGGCGGAACTTCTCTATAAGGAACATGTACTGAAGGATAAAGCCAGCTATATTCAGAATGTGTTGGAGCGAGAGGCACAGGTACCCACAAATCTGGAGAATGGAGTGGCATTGCCTCACGGAAAATCGGATGCAGTACTGAGACCAGCGGTGGCAATCGGAACCTCCAAACGTGGAATCCGGTTTGAAGAGGGGAGCCCGGTCAGCCATATCATCTTTCTCATTGCTATGCCAAACAATGCGGACGATACGCATATTACACTGTTAAGCGGTATTACTTCCCGTTTGCTGGATTGTGATTGCCTGGAATATCTAAAGGAGGCAAAACGGCCAGAAGATATTCTGGCGGCACTTTGCACAGAGGAGGTGCGGACAGAGAGCAGAGGGTCTGAACGGTTTTTAATCGGGGTGACCGGCTGTACGGTAGGAGTAGCACATACGTATCTGGCGGCGAAAGCGTTGGCAAAAGCTGCTGAGGAGATGGGCGTATCCATAAAGGTGGAAACAAACGGTTCCATCGGCACGGAAAATGTTCCCACCAGAGAAGAGATTGAACGAGCTGAGGGGATTATCATTGCAAGTGACAAGGAGACGGACATGGAACGTTTCCGGGGAAAACAGGTAGTTACCACCACCGTGAAGGAAGGAATCGACCATCCGGCGGAGCTGATCAGAAAGGTTCTTGATGGAAAGGCCCCGGTTTTTGGAGGGAGGTCCCCAGAGCGTGTTCTGCAGGCAGCCAGTGGGAAGGCGGAGGAGCCTGCCGGTGCGCTTAGTGGAAAGATGCTGTACAAGGCGCTGATGAACGGAGTCTCCTTTATGATCCCGTTTGTGGTAATCGGTGGCCTGCTGATTGCAGTCGCACTGGCAGTGGGAGGAAAACCCACACCCCAGGGTCTTGTGATCCCCGAAGGCAGTTTCTGGAATCAGATTTCTGCAGTGGGAAGCGCCGGATTTACATTGATGATCCCGATTCTCGCCGGCTACATAGCATTTGCTATCGGTGACAGGGCGGCTCTGGCTCCTGGCATGATTGGCGGCTGGATCGCCAACAACGGTTCTTTTTACGGAGCGTCAGCCGGAACCGGCTTTATCGGAGCCATTGTGGCTGGTTTTCTGACCGGATACTTTGTAAGGTGGATGAAGAAACTTCGTTGGCCGGAGATGATCAGGCCGTTGGTTCCGATCATGATTATTCCTATTATTGGATCTTTGTTTATCGCATTTGTATTTATATTTATTATCGGAGCACCCATTTCGTCCCTGATGACGGCTCTTTACGCCATGCTGGAAAGCATGTCTGCCGGAAGTATGATTTTACTTGGCATTACAATCGGTCTGATGCAGGGCTTTGACATGGGCGGTCCCTTTGGCAAGGTAGCATTCATGTTCTCGGTTGGTTTAATTGCCGAAGGACAGCCTCAGTTTATGGGAGCTCAGGCTATGGCGATTCCGGTTGCACCGTTAGGCATGGCGCTGGCTACATTCTTAGACCGTAAGCACCAGTTGTTTCTTCCGGAGGAGACTGCCAACGGCAAGGCGGCTCTGGCCATGGGCCTGGTGGGGATTTCCGAGGGAGCTATCCCGTTTGCGGCGGGCGATCCGCTGGCCGTCATTCCGGCCAATATGATTGGATCCGTAGTGGCATGTACCATGGGATTCTTATTCGGCATTACAGATTCTGTTGCTCATGGCGGCCCAATTGTGCTGATCCTGGGAGCAGTGAACAAGCCGTTTATGGGGCTGATCTGTATGGCTGCGGGAACTGTGGTGACTGCAATTGTCTGTATAACTTTAAAGCGTCTTAAATTAAAACGAAACTAA
- a CDS encoding DeoR/GlpR family DNA-binding transcription regulator has protein sequence MLSQQRLYHIMSIVKEQSFVTIKELMEQLNVSKSTVTRDLIELEEQGLVSRERGGAMCREVSSTLTVFNEVPTVNKESLCAEAKEIVCQRAVTNVKDGDCVYVDSGTTPVYLLPQLLAHHVKIVTPSIYLIKKIPITYKGDIYLLGGRFSPDYDLSTGSMAVDMIRNFNFDHAFFSTNGVNMESGEVYIFDMEIGTMKKEIMKKSQNNHLLIDDSKFHIKAMFSWASLEDFTNVYVNRLPDTGEAPDNFTVCLS, from the coding sequence ATGCTATCACAGCAAAGGCTTTATCATATCATGAGTATCGTAAAAGAACAGTCTTTTGTAACCATAAAGGAATTGATGGAACAGTTAAATGTGTCAAAATCCACGGTAACCCGGGATTTGATTGAACTGGAGGAACAGGGGCTGGTCAGCAGGGAGCGGGGTGGAGCTATGTGCAGAGAGGTTTCTTCTACACTGACGGTATTCAACGAAGTTCCTACCGTGAACAAGGAGAGTCTGTGTGCGGAGGCAAAGGAGATTGTCTGCCAGCGGGCTGTCACGAATGTAAAGGACGGGGACTGCGTTTATGTGGATTCCGGCACTACCCCTGTATACCTGTTACCGCAGCTGCTTGCGCACCATGTAAAGATTGTAACTCCAAGCATTTACTTAATCAAAAAGATTCCCATTACGTACAAAGGGGATATCTATCTGCTGGGTGGTCGTTTTTCACCAGATTATGATCTGAGTACAGGATCCATGGCTGTGGATATGATTCGGAATTTTAATTTTGACCATGCTTTTTTCAGTACCAATGGAGTTAATATGGAAAGCGGTGAAGTTTACATTTTCGACATGGAGATTGGGACGATGAAAAAGGAGATCATGAAGAAGAGCCAGAACAATCATCTCCTGATCGATGACTCCAAGTTTCATATTAAGGCAATGTTCTCATGGGCAAGTCTGGAGGATTTTACAAACGTGTATGTCAATCGTCTCCCTGACACAGGTGAGGCACCGGATAATTTTACCGTTTGTCTCAGTTAG